In a single window of the Botrytis cinerea B05.10 chromosome 12, complete sequence genome:
- the Bcgo2 gene encoding Bcgo2: MALSFLRLAFTALSLSLAFTCSEARSGSHSVLPRADTWSYVGCYSDNVGARTLTNNVATAGGEAALTIQICQSTCQTLGYVLAGAEYSGECYCANNIFNGGGLASDGETGCNMPCNGNASEICGGSSRLSLYDLNNAIVSLPTLTTSSIPVPTFTGAPSGWVPLGCYNDSVNARTLTTQIYSIAGASMSVDACLSACILGGYRLSGVEYGSECYCDHEIENYGAPATGCNMVCGGNSTQFCGGSGRMNLYNYTATSLPSTPTPTTTSATVPSATITDLPTGWAYKGCWVDRALGRGSILADNLPNDANMTVESCIQNCITAGYSIAGMEYYTQCYCDSAIINLGALASSDSQCNTPCGGNVNQMCGGGDRMSIYSNQTNLIVRQLPVIQNTSLPGSWKYKGCLTDDAVNRVFPYQIELANNNTATNCLSLCSQYGYGAGGMEYSNQCFCGDVQDVINHKAAIVDDSQCVMLCTGNRDTYCGGPSLITYYTWTGTPLNSWTFESGNSAGKYEFLIGGPIIPLTSAVGINGKISFLEKFGTSPANNSTGAYELDLTQINNYTAAWRPMHVKTDVFCSASIILPDRLGRQINIGGWALPSTIGVRFYTPDGAPGVPSKNDWEENYEEVGLQTGRWYPSAMVMANGSILVVGGEVGSNGAPVPSLEIIPRPPGGNVLYCDYLFRTDPYNLYPYLVVLPSGGIFIAYYNEARILDEVTLQTQRVLPNIPAAVNNFLGGRTYPMEGTAVLMPQSAPYTDPLVVMICGGSTPGPEIALDNCVSLAPEVPGANWTIERMPSKRVISSMVALPDGTFLILNGAQQGFAGFGLATDPNHNAVLYDPSKPLNSRMSSLANTTIDRLYHNEAVLLPDGRVLVTGSDPEDTRFVQEYRVEVFLPPYLLNGATQPTFKFSNGNDFGYGDTINIAATLYQGNPSTVRISLMAAVGATHGNSFGQRTYFPAFSCSGTAANMQCSITTPPNAHVYPPSWAMLFVLDSGTPSVGQWVRIGGDPARLGEWPNFPDFTLPGVGPTVGAGGVVKTVSGTAAAGNATMKM, translated from the exons ATGgccctttcttttcttcggCTTGCCTTTACAGCGCTAAGTCTATCTTTGGCG TTTACATGTTCCGAAGCGCGTTCAGGGAGCCATTCTGTCCTACCAAGGGCAGATACATGGTCATATGTGGGCTGCTACAG CGACAACGTGGGCGCTCGCACGCTCACTAACAACGTAGCGACTGCAGGAGGAGAGGCGGCTTTGACAATCCAAATATGCCAATCTACATGTCAAACCCTGGGTTACGTACTTGCTGGAGCTGAATACTCAGGAGAATGTT ATTGCGCGAATAACATATTCAATGGCGGGGGCCTAGCTTCTGATGGCGAGACTGGTTGTAATATGCCTTGCAATGGTAATGCTTCAGAAATATGCGGTGGTTCCTCCAGATTAAGTCTCTACGATTTGAACAATGCTATAGTCTCGCTTCCTACTCTCACGACAAGCTCCATTCCCGTTCCTACTTTTACAGGAGCACCATCTGGGTGGGTGCCTCTTGGGTGCTACAATGATAGCGTGAATGCACGTACCCTCACCACGCAGATATATTCCATTGCCGGGGCATCCATGAGCGTCGATGCATGTCTTTCCGCCTGCATTCTCGGAGGTTACAGACTTTCGGGCGTCGAGTATGGCAGTGAGTGTTATTGCGACCACGAGATTGAAAACTATGGCGCTCCAGCAACGGGCTGTAATATGGTATGCGGAGGGAACTCGACACAGTTTTGCGGAGG GTCCGGGCGGATGAACTTATACAATTACACCGCAACGAGTTTACCGTCTACACCAACACCCACGACAACTAGTGCCACTGTTCCTTCGGCCACTATCACAGATCTTCCAACAGGATGGGCCTACAAGGGGTGCTGGGTTGACCGAGCCCTTGGTCGTGGTAGTATTCTCGCCGACAATCTACCTAATGATGCCAATATGACTGTGGAATCCTGCATACAAAACTGTATCACAGCAGGATATAGTATAGCTGGAATGGAATACTATACACAATGTTATTGCGACTCTGCAATTATTAATCTGGGAGCCTTGGCATCCTCAGATTCTCAGTGCAACACTCCGTGCGGCGGAAATGTAAATCAGATGTGTGGTGGAG GCGATCGAATGAGCATTTATTCtaatcaaacaaatttgaTCGTGCGACAACTTCCCGTGATACAGAATACGAGTTTACCGGGCAGTTGGAAATATAAGGGGTGTCTCAC AGACGATGCTGTGAATAGGGTCTTCCCTTACCAGATTGAACTTGCAAATAACAACACAGCCACAAACTGTCTTAGCTTGTGTTCTCAGTACGGATATGGTGCTGGGGGTATGGAATATTCGAATCAATGCT TCTGCGGTGACGTACAGGATGTTATCAACCACAAGGCTGCGATCGTTGATGATTCACAATGTGTCATGCTTTGCACCGGTAATCGTGATACATATTGTGGTGGGCCATCCTTGATTACCTATTACACTTGGACAGGCACACCACTCAACAGCTGGACTTTTGAAAGCGGAAATTCTGCCGGAAAATATGAGTTCCTTATTGGAG GGCCCATCATTCCATTGACATCCGCTGTTGGCATTAACGgtaagatttcttttctggaAAAATTCGGAACGTCGCCCGCGAATAATAGCACTGGTGCTTATGAGCTCGACCTTACTCAAATCAATAACTACACGGCAGCATGGAGGCCTATGCATGTAAAGACAGATGTATTTTGCTCTGCTAGTATCATTCTCCCCGATCGTCTTGGGCGTCAGATCAACATCGGGGGCTGGGCACTTCCCTCAACTATAGGTGTACGTTTTTATACTCCGGACGGGGCACCTGGAGTACCGAGCAAGAATGATTGGGAAGAGAATTACGAAGAGGTTGGCCTGCAGACGGGTCGATGGTATCCTTCAGCAATGGTTATGGCCAATGGAAGCATCCTCGTAGTAGGTGGCGAAGTGGGCTCCAATGGTGCACCTGTTCCTTCTTTGGAGATTATCCCTCGCCCCCCTGGAGGAAATGTGCTCTATTGCGACTATCTGTTTCGTACAGATCCGTACAATTTGTATCCATATCTTGTGGTTCTTCCATCTGGAGGCATCTTCATTGCATATTACAACGAGGCGAGGATCTTAGATGAGGTTACTCTTCAAACTCAAAGAGTCTTACCGAATATTCCCGCGGCAGTGAATAACTTTTTGGGTGGAAGGACATACCCCATGGAAGGCACTGCTGTTTTGATGCCTCAAAGTGCACCTTATACGGATCCGCTCGTAGTGATGATTTGCGGCGGCTCTACCCCAGGTCCAGAAATCGCGTTGGACAACTGTGTCTCTCTCGCGCCCGAGGTACCTGGTGCAAATTGGACCATTGAGCGCATG CCTTCAAAACGAGTGATATCATCTATGGTAGCCCT TCCCGATGGCACATTTCTTATTCTCAACGGGGCTCAACAAGGTTTTGCTGGATTTGGCCTTGCTACCGATCCCAATCATAATGCTGTTCTTTACGATCCGTCAAAGCCTCTGAATTCTCGAATGTCTTCTTTGGCGAACACAACTATCGATCGCCTTTACCACAATGAAGCGGTGCTCCTTCCAGACGGTAGGGTGCTAGTTACAGGCAGTGATCCCGAAGACACTCGATTTGTCCAAGAATACCGCGTCGAGGTATTTTTACCTCCTTACTTATTGAATGGCGCTACTCAACCAACTTTTAAGTTTTCCAACGGCAACGATTTCGGTTATGGTGATACAATCAACATAGCTGCTACTCTCTACCAAGGTAATCCATCTACTGTTCGCATCTCTCTGATGGCAGCTGTAGGAGCTACCCACGGGAACTCCTTCGGCCAGCGAACATACTTCCCAGCCTTCTCATGCTCTGGCACAGCAGCAAATATGCAGTGTTCGATTACAACGCCACCTAATGCACATGTGTACCCGCCTAGCTGGGCCATGCTCTTTGTCTTGGATTCTGGAACGCCAAGTGTAGGACAATGGGTGAGAATTGGAGGCGACCCAGCTAGATTGGGAGAATGGCCAAATTTCCCAGACTTCACACTTCCGGGCGTTGGACCGACGGTAGGAGCTGGTGGAGTGGTAAAAACGGTGTCTGGTACAGCAGCAGCGGGAAATGCTACCATGAAGATGTAA
- the Bcsuv3 gene encoding Bcsuv3, with protein MTLISRRSGKCAFCTFRSLIWPSASPLTPNSRSFHQSRPVARTIPKSRRKKYPEPSESYGVSNHNGSYKGHGTPKDTEGRARTAFRKFEQTIMQEARMLKRILIHGTIYVEPAGDKELKGWGVTSKEELLVKLREFEDVIAEAGRRATERGEIDKASNPIFCKLKDAYIAKDTKGLQDEIRHAFTHFTLSGRFSKQELASHQRLADFRYPIEWYPATRAMQRTFHLHVGPTNSGKTYHALQKLEAANSGIYAGPLRLLAHEVYTRFNAKGKPCSLITGEERRIPEGAKDTMKSCTVEMVPLNSKVDVAVIDEIQMIGDEERGWAWTQAVLGVQAKEVHLCGEVRTTDLIKKLCAMMGDKLIIHNYERLGKLQVMAKSLTSRHSERDGPSGKESTPVSKLEKGDAVILFSRMRIHAMKNAIEAHHRGKRCAIVYGSLPPETRAQQAALFNDPDNDYDFLVASNAVGMGLNLSIKRVILESVKRHNGTDFMTLPISEIKQIAGRAGRYKTARDAIEAGPIDVADGIPTKPTEPPVGLVTTFFKTDHEILSSAMSKEAAQMTTAGIFPPANVIERFAEYFPKSTPFSYVILRLHELGSLSSEFHLCQLKEQAAIADIIQEFDLTIRNRLIFLAAPVSLRDPGVVNVVKAFARCVSNNTGGHILNISELSLELLDEDPDTFTRQNEREMYVRSIERLHKNITLYLWLSYRFTGVFHSQALAFHIKGLVEEKIDLCLAKAEWQEKARIKAMKRNVELLNALSEDKGIINTASVDGPLEGNISEDSKESLESKTPLMDETSGNPRMYSDAQANSETQSGRRDASDKKTGTLKIPLHPKLRGRHASP; from the exons ATGACATTGATCAGCAGGAGGTCTGGAAAATGTGCGTTCTGTACATTTCGCAGCTTGATATGGCCGAGCGCTTCACCTCTCACGCCCAACAGTAGAAGTTTCCATCAGTCGAGGCCTGTGGCGAGGACGATTCCAAAGTCGCGCCGGAAGAAG TACCCAGAGCCTTCGGAGTCTTACGGAGTATCAAATCATAATGGTTCGTATAAAGGGCATGGAACGCCGAAAGACACTGAGGGGCGGGCGAGGACGGCATTTCGAAAGTTCGAACAAACGATAATGCAAGAAGCCCGAATGCTAAAAAGAATACTTATTCATGGAACGATATATGTGGAGCCAGCCGGGGACAAAGAACTGAAAGGGTGGGGTGTAACAAGTAAAGAGGAATTGCTAGTCAAGCTTCGAGAATTTGAGGATGTAATAGCAGAGGCTGGCAGAAGGGCAACTGAGCGGGGCGAGATTGATAAAGCGTCAAATCCCATCTTTTGCAAACTTAAGGACGCATATATTGCAAAGGATACTAAAGGCTTGCAAGACGAAATAAGACATGCATTCACCCATTTCACACTCTCCGGTAGGTTTTCGAAACAAGAACTTGCAAGCCACCAGAGGTTAGCAGACTTTCGTTATCCAATTGAATGGTACCCAGCGACACGAGCGATGCAACGTACTTTCCACTTGCACGTTGGACCGACGAATTCTGGCAAGACATATCATGCTCTGCAAAAGCTTGAGGCAGCCAATAGTGGTATATATGCTGGGCCGCTACGATTACTGGCTCACGAAGTTTATACGAGATTCAATGCGAAAGGAAAACCATGTTCTCTTATCACTGGAGAGGAACGACGAATCCCAGAGGGTGCTAAGGATACCATGAAGAGTTGTACCGTAGAGATGGTACCTCTGAATTCGAAAGTCGACGTAGCAGTTATAGATGAGATTCAGATGATCGGAGATGAAGAACGTGGCTGGGCTTGGACCCAAGCAGTACTGGGAGTTCAGGCCAAGGAAGTACATCTCTGTGGCGAAGTCCGAACAACTGATTTGATAAAAAAGTTATGTGCAATGATGGGAGACAAGTTGATCATACACAATTATGAAAGGCTTGGGAAATTACAAGTAATGGCAAAGAGTCTTACATCAAGACATTCCGAGAGAGATGGTCCATCTGGCAAAGAGAGCACTCCGGTCAGCAAACTAGAGAAAGGGGATGCTGTCATCTTGTTTTCGAGGATGAGAATTCATGCAATGAAAAACGCAATTGAGGCACATCATAGAGGCAAACGATGCGCTATTGTTTATGGGTCATTACCTCCCGAGACTCGTGCTCAACAAGCCGCTTTGTTCAATGACCCAGACAATGATTACGATTTTCTGGTTGCTAGTAATGCCGTTGGCATGGGTTTAAATTTAAGTATCAAACGTGTCATTCTTGAATCTGTCAAGAGGCATAATGGCACAGACTTTATGACTCTTCCTATCTCCGAAATTAAACAAATTGCTGGCCGGGCTGGGAGATACAAGACAGCCCGAGATGCCATCGAAGCAGGGCCAATCGATGTCGCAGATGGCATCCCCACTAAACCAACAGAACCTCCCGTTGGCCTCGTCACAACATTCTTCAAGACTGACCACGAGATATTATCAAGCGCCATGTCAAAAGAGGCAGCACAAATGACAACAGCGGGAATTTTTCCTCCTGCAAATGTCATAGAACGCTTCGCTGAGTATTTCCCCAAGAGTACACCATTTAGTTACGTGATACTGCGACTACATGAGCTCGGCTCTTTAAGTAGCGAATTCCACCTATGTCAACTCAAGGAGCAAGCTGCCATTGCAGACATCATTCAAGAATTCGACCTTACCATTCGAAACCGCCTCATTTTTCTCGCTGCTCCCGTGTCTTTGCGCGATCCTGGAGTTGTCAATGTAGTAAAAGCCTTTGCTCGCTGTGTATCCAACAATACTGGTGGTCACATTCTCAATATATCTGAGCTGAGTCTTGAACTTTTGGATGAGGATCCTGACACTTTTACTCGGCAGAACGAACGGGAAATGTATGTGCGcagtattgaaagattgcACAAAAACATTACACTCTACCTCTGGTTGAGTTACAGATTTACAGGTGTATTCCACAGCCAAGCCTTGGCATTCCACATTAAGGGGTTAGTAGAGGAGAAGATTGATTTATGTTTGGCTAAGGCCGAGTGGCAAGAGAAAGCTAGAATAAAGGCAATGAAACGAAATGTAGAGCTTTTGAACGCTCTTTCGGAGGATAAAGGTATCATAAATACTGCGTCAGTTGATGGACCTTTGGAGGGGAATATTTCCGAAGATTCAAAGGAGTCTCTAGAATCAAAGACACCGCTGATGGACGAGACCTCGGGCAATCCCAGGATGTACTCAGATGCCCAGGCGAACAGTGAGACTCAATCTGGAAGGAGGGACGCCAGTGATAAGAAAACCGGCACCCTTAAAATTCCACTACATCCGAAACTTCGCGGACGTCATGCCAGTCCGTGA
- the Bcnyv1 gene encoding Bcnyv1, with product MASSSTPPTPLLYSCISHNTTILAEHTTSAASQTSSLASLVLPKIKHDEPQKLTYTHNNSFIHYMASAPSEYPASESSAGGLTFLVIADASLGRRIPFGFLFEIKKRFFTSFPPSTTDFSDLGSYGAGSFNSELKKLMVEYGTTQGGKEDAIKNVQGEIDNVRGIMSQNIESLLERGERIDLLVDKTDRLGGSASEFRIRSRGLRRQMWWKNVKLMVLLTVVIIFLLYLFVGFGCGLPGWQKCVG from the exons ATGGCTTCCTCATCCACACCACCAACTCCCCTTCTCTA TTCTTGTATCTCTCACAATACGACCATTCTTGCCGAGCATACCACATCCGCCGCTTCGCAAACTTCATCCCTAGCCTCCCTTGTCCTTCCAAAAATTAAGCATGATGAACCTCAAAAATTGACTTACACTCACAACAACTCCTTCATTCACTATATGGCATCTGCGCCCTCTGAATACCCTGCTTCCGAATCGTCTGCGGGTGGACTCACATTCCTCGTGATCGCCGATGCCTCTCTCGGCCGCCGCATACCGTTCGGGTTTCTTTTCGAGATCAAAAAGCGCTTCTTTACATCTTTTCCACCTTCTACTACAGACTTTTCCGATTTAGGAAGTTACGGCGCTGGATCATTCAACTCCGAACtcaagaaattgatggtAGAATACGGAACAACCCAGGGTGGCAAAGAGGATGCGATTAAGAACGTGCAGGGTGAAATTGATAATGTGCGAGGGATTATGAGtcaaaatatcgaaagtCTCCTGGAAAGAGGTGAGAGAATTGATCTGCTCGTTGACAAAACGGATAGACTCGGTGGAAGCGCATCGGAATTCAGAATCAGGAGTAGAGGCTTGCGCAGACAGATGTGGTGGAAGAATGTGAAGTTGATGGTACTTCTGACTGTTGTTATCATCTTCTTGCTCTACTTGTTTGTTGGGTTTGGATGCGGATTACCGGGATGGCAAAAATGTGTTGGATAG
- the Bccca1 gene encoding Bccca1 — MIPYWTSFVQSCGVIRVRSILRVTISKRQTFQFSSMKRKHNEEEISFAKRLRGTTMATATVVLTPRESQLRNLLLDVANFVNESKDIEKKVELRWAGGWVRDKLLGIQSHDIDIAINVMTGQNFGLKVREYLEDAENLKKHGLEAKDVKKLYKIAANPEKSKQLETATTNIFQFDVDFVNLRKETYTEDSRNPEMEFGTAEEDALRRDATINALFYNLHTDILEDFTGGLADMKAKLIKTPLEPYTTFKDDPLRVLRLIRFASRLDFKIDSEAEDCMSNPAIMEALRLKISRERVGVEVEKMLKGNNPWLSLNYFDRLGIYSTIFTDPTAHEIPAPDTSSWRIVYDCLKEMTLNETPDSIYKSLVRSDDAKYLAWILAALAPWTAIPPAQAAKPGGKTPPPYGALVAREGLKAESKLCNMVAGAFKQYAEITELKDAIKRNDSYVHERDTVGMMIRKWESHGGQWKLQVLFALLVESLKLESSEEYRTLFSEWQKFIDHLKDLDVMEAPAIRGIVDGKILSKALGVKPGIWMAPALNVCMEWQLRNPDSTDTEAAIEEVRKRKEELNIPQK; from the exons ATGATTCCATATTGGACATCTTTTGTACAGAGCTGTGGAGTCATAAGAGTCAGATCTATTCTAAGAGTCACAATCAGCAAACGACAAAcatttcaattctcttccATGAAACGAAAACACAACGAAGAAGAGATTTCTTTCGCAAAAAGATTACGAGGAACAACTATGGCGACCGCTACCGTTGTGTTGACTCCTCGAGAAAGCCAACTTCGAAATCTTTTGCTTGATGTAGCGAATTTTGTCAATGAGTCAAAGGAcattgagaagaaagtcgAGTTGAGATGGGCAGGAGGATGGGTTCGGGATAAGCTACTGGGGATCCAAAGTCATGATATTGACATAGCAATCAATGTCATGACTGGACAGAACTTTGGTCTGAAGGTGAGGGAATATTTGGAAGATGCAGAAAACCTCAAGAAACATGGACTGGAAGCTAAAGATGTCAAAAAACTATACAAAATTGCTGCGAATCCAGAGAAGTCTAAACAGCTAGAAACTGCAACTACAAACATTTTCCAATTCGATGTGGATTTTGTGAATTTACGCAAAGAAACTTACACCGAAGATAGTCGAAATCCTGAAATGGAATTTGGTACTGCAGAAGAAGATGCACTCAGACGAGATGCTACGATTAATGCTCTGTTCTATAATCTTCACACAGATattcttgaagatttcaCCGGAGGACTTGCGGATATGAAGGCCAAACTCATCAAAACACCACTTGAGCCATACACTACTTTCAAGGACGATCCGTTACGAGTCTTGCGGTTGATCAGATTCGCTAGTCGCctagatttcaaaattgattcgGAGGCGGAAGATTGCATGAGTAATCCAGCCATCATGGAAGCTCTAAGACTTAAGATCAGTCGAGAAAGAGTTGGGGTTGAAGTGGAGAAAATGTTAAAAG GGAATAACCCATGGCTTTCTTTGAACTATTTTGATCGACTTGGTATCTATTCAACAATATTCACGGATCCTACAGCACATGAAATTCCAGCGCCAGATACATCGAGCTGGAGAATTGTGTACGATTGTCTAAAGGAGATGACATTGAACGAAACACCAGACTCAATTTACAAATCGCTAGTGCGATCAGACGATGCTAAATATCTTGCCTGGATTCTCGCCGCTTTAGCACCATGGACGGCCATCCCACCAGCACAGGCAGCAAAACCAGGAGGAAAAACACCTCCACCATATGGAGCTTTAGTTGCTCGAGAAGGATTGAAAGCAGAAAGTAAATTGTGCAATATGGTTGCCGGTGCATTCAAACAATATGCCGAGATCACTGAGCTCAAGGATGCAATCAAAAGAAACGACTCATATGTTCACGAACGAGATACAGTTGGAATGATGATCAGGAAATGGGAATCACATGGTGGACAATGGAAGTTACAAGTTCTGTTTGCATTGCTTGTGGAGTCTTTGAAGCTAGAAAGTTCTGAAG AATACCGAACATTGTTCTCTGAATGGCAAAAGTTCATCGACCACCTCAAAGACCTTGACGTAATGGAGGCACCGGCAATCCGAGGGATAGTAGATGGAAAGATTCTTTCAAAGGCACTGGGTGTCAAGCCTGGCATATGGATGGCGCCGGCATTGAACGTATGCATGGAGTGGCAGTTGAGAAATCCTGATTCGACAGATACGGAGGCTGCGATTGAAGAAGTTAGGAAGCGAAAAGAGGAGTTAAATATACCCCAGAAATAG
- the Bccca1 gene encoding Bccca1 produces MIPYWTSFVQSCGVIRVRSILRVTISKRQTFQFSSMKRKHNEEEISFAKRLRGTTMATATVVLTPRESQLRNLLLDVANFVNESKDIEKKVELRWAGGWVRDKLLGIQSHDIDIAINVMTGQNFGLKVREYLEDAENLKKHGLEAKDVKKLYKIAANPEKSKQLETATTNIFQFDVDFVNLRKETYTEDSRNPEMEFGTAEEDALRRDATINALFYNLHTDILEDFTGGLADMKAKLIKTPLEPYTTFKDDPLRVLRLIRFASRLDFKIDSEAEDCMSNPAIMEALRLKISRERVGVEVEKMLKGNNPWLSLNYFDRLGIYSTIFTDPTAHEIPAPDTSSWRIVYDCLKEMTLNETPDSIYKSLVRSDDAKYLAWILAALAPWTAIPPAQAAKPGGKTPPPYGALVAREGLKAESKLCNMVAGAFKQYAEITELKDAIKRNDSYVHERDTVGMMIRKWESHGGQWKLQVLFALLVESLKLESSEVSPEYRTLFSEWQKFIDHLKDLDVMEAPAIRGIVDGKILSKALGVKPGIWMAPALNVCMEWQLRNPDSTDTEAAIEEVRKRKEELNIPQK; encoded by the exons ATGATTCCATATTGGACATCTTTTGTACAGAGCTGTGGAGTCATAAGAGTCAGATCTATTCTAAGAGTCACAATCAGCAAACGACAAAcatttcaattctcttccATGAAACGAAAACACAACGAAGAAGAGATTTCTTTCGCAAAAAGATTACGAGGAACAACTATGGCGACCGCTACCGTTGTGTTGACTCCTCGAGAAAGCCAACTTCGAAATCTTTTGCTTGATGTAGCGAATTTTGTCAATGAGTCAAAGGAcattgagaagaaagtcgAGTTGAGATGGGCAGGAGGATGGGTTCGGGATAAGCTACTGGGGATCCAAAGTCATGATATTGACATAGCAATCAATGTCATGACTGGACAGAACTTTGGTCTGAAGGTGAGGGAATATTTGGAAGATGCAGAAAACCTCAAGAAACATGGACTGGAAGCTAAAGATGTCAAAAAACTATACAAAATTGCTGCGAATCCAGAGAAGTCTAAACAGCTAGAAACTGCAACTACAAACATTTTCCAATTCGATGTGGATTTTGTGAATTTACGCAAAGAAACTTACACCGAAGATAGTCGAAATCCTGAAATGGAATTTGGTACTGCAGAAGAAGATGCACTCAGACGAGATGCTACGATTAATGCTCTGTTCTATAATCTTCACACAGATattcttgaagatttcaCCGGAGGACTTGCGGATATGAAGGCCAAACTCATCAAAACACCACTTGAGCCATACACTACTTTCAAGGACGATCCGTTACGAGTCTTGCGGTTGATCAGATTCGCTAGTCGCctagatttcaaaattgattcgGAGGCGGAAGATTGCATGAGTAATCCAGCCATCATGGAAGCTCTAAGACTTAAGATCAGTCGAGAAAGAGTTGGGGTTGAAGTGGAGAAAATGTTAAAAG GGAATAACCCATGGCTTTCTTTGAACTATTTTGATCGACTTGGTATCTATTCAACAATATTCACGGATCCTACAGCACATGAAATTCCAGCGCCAGATACATCGAGCTGGAGAATTGTGTACGATTGTCTAAAGGAGATGACATTGAACGAAACACCAGACTCAATTTACAAATCGCTAGTGCGATCAGACGATGCTAAATATCTTGCCTGGATTCTCGCCGCTTTAGCACCATGGACGGCCATCCCACCAGCACAGGCAGCAAAACCAGGAGGAAAAACACCTCCACCATATGGAGCTTTAGTTGCTCGAGAAGGATTGAAAGCAGAAAGTAAATTGTGCAATATGGTTGCCGGTGCATTCAAACAATATGCCGAGATCACTGAGCTCAAGGATGCAATCAAAAGAAACGACTCATATGTTCACGAACGAGATACAGTTGGAATGATGATCAGGAAATGGGAATCACATGGTGGACAATGGAAGTTACAAGTTCTGTTTGCATTGCTTGTGGAGTCTTTGAAGCTAGAAAGTTCTGAAG TTTCTCCAGAATACCGAACATTGTTCTCTGAATGGCAAAAGTTCATCGACCACCTCAAAGACCTTGACGTAATGGAGGCACCGGCAATCCGAGGGATAGTAGATGGAAAGATTCTTTCAAAGGCACTGGGTGTCAAGCCTGGCATATGGATGGCGCCGGCATTGAACGTATGCATGGAGTGGCAGTTGAGAAATCCTGATTCGACAGATACGGAGGCTGCGATTGAAGAAGTTAGGAAGCGAAAAGAGGAGTTAAATATACCCCAGAAATAG